A section of the Methanocaldococcus sp. FS406-22 genome encodes:
- a CDS encoding Coenzyme F420 hydrogenase/dehydrogenase, beta subunit C-terminal domain produces the protein MKSYKNLKEEVWDTNRCSGCGACVAVCPVNNLYFREESPVKFECDECSCIIVPADIVEHPISAEFCKTVVYDVPCGACYDACPRIKKSAVPKPKGLGNILKAVRAKASIEIKNAQNGGVVTAILANAFDEGLIDGAIVMIDDKWTLEPESYLALSKEDVLKSAGSKYLWKGPILKALKTAVMEKKLRKLAVVGTPCVINAIYQILSSDNDLLKPFREAIRLKIALFCFETYDYSKMIKKLSEDGIEPWEVKKMDIEASKLKITLINGNTVEYKLKDVEFAMRNGCKVCGDFTGLTSDISVGNVGTEKGYSTVLIRNKWGEGFFKRAVYNGYITYDENVDLDAVKKLAELKRKRVKKD, from the coding sequence ATGAAATCTTACAAGAATCTAAAAGAGGAAGTTTGGGATACAAATAGATGTAGTGGTTGTGGAGCTTGTGTTGCAGTTTGTCCAGTAAACAACCTATACTTTAGAGAGGAAAGTCCGGTAAAGTTTGAGTGCGATGAATGCTCTTGTATTATAGTCCCAGCAGATATCGTGGAGCATCCAATCTCAGCTGAGTTTTGTAAGACAGTAGTTTATGATGTCCCTTGCGGAGCTTGCTATGATGCCTGTCCAAGGATAAAAAAATCTGCTGTTCCTAAACCAAAGGGATTAGGGAATATATTAAAAGCTGTTAGAGCTAAGGCATCAATAGAGATAAAGAATGCCCAAAATGGTGGGGTTGTAACAGCTATATTGGCAAATGCATTTGATGAAGGGTTGATAGATGGGGCTATTGTAATGATTGATGATAAATGGACTTTAGAGCCAGAATCTTATTTGGCATTATCAAAAGAGGATGTTTTAAAATCAGCTGGTAGCAAATACTTATGGAAAGGGCCTATATTAAAGGCTTTAAAAACTGCTGTTATGGAGAAAAAGCTAAGAAAATTAGCTGTTGTTGGAACTCCATGTGTTATAAATGCCATATATCAGATATTATCATCAGATAACGACCTATTAAAACCATTTAGAGAGGCAATAAGATTAAAAATTGCCCTGTTCTGTTTTGAAACCTATGATTACAGCAAGATGATTAAAAAATTAAGTGAGGATGGTATAGAACCATGGGAAGTTAAAAAGATGGATATTGAGGCTAGTAAGTTAAAGATAACCCTAATTAATGGAAACACTGTGGAATATAAGCTTAAGGATGTTGAATTTGCAATGAGAAATGGTTGTAAGGTTTGTGGTGATTTCACTGGCTTAACGTCAGATATTTCAGTTGGTAACGTAGGGACTGAAAAGGGCTATTCAACTGTCTTAATAAGAAACAAGTGGGGAGAAGGATTCTTTAAGAGGGCTGTTTATAATGGTTATATAACCTATGATGAGAACGTTGATTTAGATGCTGTTAAAAAGCTTGCTGAATTGAAAAGAAAGAGAGTTAAGAAGGACTAA
- the glnK1 gene encoding P-II family nitrogen regulator GlnK1, which produces MRKVEAIIRPEKLEIVKKALSDAGYVGMTVSEVKGRGVQGGIVERYRGREYIVDLIPKVKIELVVREEDVDNVIDIICENARTGNPGDGKIFVIPVERVVRVRTKEEGRDVL; this is translated from the coding sequence ATGAGAAAGGTTGAGGCAATCATAAGGCCTGAGAAATTGGAGATTGTTAAAAAAGCTCTTTCTGATGCTGGGTATGTTGGAATGACTGTTAGTGAAGTTAAGGGTAGGGGAGTTCAGGGAGGAATAGTTGAGAGGTATAGGGGAAGAGAGTATATTGTTGATTTAATTCCAAAAGTTAAGATTGAGTTGGTTGTTAGAGAGGAGGATGTTGATAATGTTATTGACATTATCTGTGAGAATGCAAGAACAGGAAACCCAGGAGACGGAAAAATCTTCGTCATACCAGTAGAAAGAGTCGTAAGAGTAAGAACAAAAGAAGAAGGAAGAGATGTGCTCTAA
- the queC gene encoding 7-cyano-7-deazaguanine synthase QueC, with translation MEEDDTMKAITVLSGGLDSTVATLIAKDLGYEVTAITFNYGQRAAKREINSAKKICEILGIEHIVVDLPFVKQFGKSSLVTEKEIPTLKMEELDSEKAFETMKAVWVPARNVIMFGIASGFAEALDAEKIFIGINKEEGVTFPDNTIEFVEAFNKVLEYGTLNKVKIEAPLYDKTKEEIVKLGAELEKKLGVEVLKYSYSCYRDNGEDFLHCGKCESCMRRKRAFLMAGVEDKTKYIE, from the coding sequence ATTGAAGAGGACGATACTATGAAAGCGATAACTGTTTTAAGTGGGGGATTAGATTCTACAGTAGCTACATTGATAGCTAAGGATTTGGGTTATGAGGTTACAGCAATAACATTTAACTATGGACAGAGAGCGGCTAAGAGAGAGATTAACTCAGCAAAAAAGATTTGTGAGATATTAGGGATTGAGCATATCGTTGTAGATTTGCCATTTGTTAAGCAGTTTGGAAAAAGCTCTTTAGTAACTGAAAAAGAAATCCCTACATTAAAAATGGAGGAATTAGATAGTGAGAAAGCATTTGAGACTATGAAAGCAGTATGGGTTCCAGCAAGGAATGTAATAATGTTTGGTATAGCAAGTGGCTTTGCTGAAGCGTTAGATGCAGAAAAGATATTTATCGGGATAAATAAAGAGGAGGGTGTTACTTTCCCAGACAACACAATAGAGTTCGTTGAGGCATTTAATAAGGTTTTAGAGTATGGAACATTAAATAAAGTTAAAATAGAAGCTCCTCTATATGATAAAACAAAGGAGGAGATTGTTAAATTGGGAGCTGAGTTAGAGAAGAAGCTTGGTGTCGAAGTTTTGAAGTATAGTTACTCATGCTATAGAGATAATGGAGAGGACTTTTTACATTGTGGAAAGTGTGAAAGCTGTATGAGAAGGAAGAGGGCATTTTTAATGGCTGGAGTTGAAGATAAGACAAAGTATATTGAATAA
- a CDS encoding GTP-binding protein, which produces MKKDEIKVVVVGSSDVGKTTLMENMIGKIGKVEYKGITTAIDYGSLTINDKKIHFFGTPGQKRFEFMRELALKGTNLALVVLDASKGVTKEDEEIVKLLESKKIPYGIFINKTDVGDIDTSEVYNFCNPKFVVKGCATKKDGLDKLINEIIVFCRSC; this is translated from the coding sequence ATGAAAAAAGACGAGATTAAGGTTGTAGTAGTTGGTTCAAGTGATGTGGGGAAAACAACATTGATGGAAAATATGATTGGCAAAATTGGAAAAGTTGAATATAAAGGGATTACAACAGCTATTGACTATGGTTCATTAACAATAAACGATAAGAAAATTCATTTCTTTGGAACACCTGGGCAAAAAAGATTTGAGTTTATGAGAGAATTGGCATTAAAAGGGACGAATTTGGCTTTAGTGGTGTTGGATGCATCAAAAGGAGTAACTAAAGAAGATGAAGAAATAGTAAAATTGTTAGAATCTAAAAAAATCCCGTATGGGATTTTTATAAATAAAACGGATGTTGGAGATATTGATACATCTGAAGTTTATAACTTCTGCAATCCAAAATTCGTTGTTAAAGGTTGTGCAACAAAAAAAGATGGGCTTGATAAGCTTATAAATGAAATTATAGTTTTTTGCAGGTCATGTTAA
- a CDS encoding roadblock/LC7 domain-containing protein codes for MIDRVLLELNKTEGIKGSMVVGKDGLVIASQLPGNVDAELVGAMASAAFGAAERTAAEIGMGALEQTMIEGEHGKTLMVDAGEGILVVLTDAKVNLGLIRITMKRAAEKIKAMLS; via the coding sequence ATGATTGATAGGGTTTTGTTGGAGTTGAATAAGACTGAGGGTATTAAGGGTTCTATGGTTGTTGGTAAGGATGGTTTGGTTATTGCCTCTCAGTTGCCTGGGAATGTTGATGCTGAGTTAGTTGGGGCTATGGCTTCAGCAGCATTTGGGGCTGCTGAAAGAACAGCAGCAGAGATTGGCATGGGGGCTTTAGAACAAACAATGATTGAAGGAGAACATGGTAAAACCCTAATGGTCGATGCAGGAGAAGGAATCTTAGTAGTCTTAACAGATGCAAAGGTTAACTTAGGATTAATCAGAATAACAATGAAAAGAGCCGCAGAAAAAATAAAAGCAATGTTATCATAA
- the glnA gene encoding type I glutamate--ammonia ligase, with translation MNVEQAIEYVKKNNVKFIRFQFVDILGFPKNVAYPVKSGEKGIEELREIFENGVWFDGSSITGFVGIEESDMLLKPDLSTLSVLPWRPEEKSVARVICDVYKDEKTPFEGDPRSRLKAILEELKKEMNGEYFVGPEPEFFLLKRDPHDPHKWVPVDDGGYFDVEPLDDAPDIRRDIVLALENLGFHVEASHHEVAPGQHEVDFKFDNALKTADSVITFKMTIKNIAKKHGLRATFMPKPFFGMNGNGMHCHQSVWFNGEPSFYDPNGPYNGLSEICLSYIAGILEHAKALVAITNPTVNSYKRLVPGYEAPVNIAWANKNRSAIIRVPAARGKATRIEFRAPDPTCNPYLAFACMLAAGLDGIKRKLTAPEPVERNIFRMSEEEKKQLGIESVPANLAAALDELECDEVLQKALGKHIYENYMEIKRAEWDDFRTAVTDWETGKYLIY, from the coding sequence ATGAACGTCGAACAAGCAATAGAATATGTAAAGAAGAACAATGTTAAGTTCATAAGATTCCAGTTCGTAGATATCTTAGGATTCCCAAAAAATGTTGCATACCCTGTAAAGTCAGGAGAAAAAGGAATTGAGGAATTAAGAGAAATATTTGAAAATGGAGTATGGTTTGACGGTTCATCAATTACAGGTTTCGTTGGTATTGAAGAATCAGATATGTTATTAAAACCAGACTTATCAACACTCTCTGTTTTACCATGGAGACCAGAAGAGAAAAGTGTTGCAAGAGTTATCTGTGATGTTTATAAGGATGAAAAGACACCATTCGAAGGAGACCCAAGAAGCAGATTAAAAGCTATTTTAGAAGAATTAAAGAAGGAAATGAATGGAGAATACTTTGTTGGACCAGAGCCAGAGTTTTTCTTGTTGAAAAGAGACCCACACGACCCACACAAGTGGGTTCCAGTTGATGATGGAGGATACTTTGATGTTGAGCCATTAGATGATGCTCCAGACATTAGAAGAGACATCGTCTTAGCTTTAGAAAACCTCGGTTTCCATGTTGAGGCATCCCACCACGAAGTTGCTCCAGGACAGCATGAGGTTGATTTCAAATTCGACAATGCTTTAAAAACAGCTGACAGTGTTATAACATTCAAGATGACAATTAAAAACATTGCTAAGAAGCACGGTTTAAGAGCTACATTCATGCCAAAACCATTCTTTGGAATGAACGGAAACGGAATGCACTGCCACCAGAGTGTTTGGTTTAACGGAGAGCCATCATTCTACGATCCAAATGGACCTTACAACGGATTAAGTGAAATATGTTTAAGCTACATTGCTGGAATTTTAGAACACGCTAAGGCATTAGTTGCTATAACAAACCCAACAGTCAACTCATACAAGAGGTTAGTCCCTGGTTACGAGGCTCCAGTTAACATTGCATGGGCTAACAAAAACAGAAGTGCTATTATCAGAGTCCCAGCTGCAAGAGGTAAAGCAACAAGAATCGAGTTCAGAGCTCCAGACCCAACATGCAACCCATACTTGGCATTTGCTTGTATGTTAGCAGCTGGATTAGATGGAATTAAAAGAAAACTAACAGCTCCAGAACCAGTTGAGAGAAACATCTTCAGAATGTCAGAAGAAGAGAAAAAGCAGTTAGGAATTGAGTCAGTTCCTGCAAACTTAGCTGCTGCATTGGATGAGTTAGAGTGTGATGAGGTCTTGCAAAAGGCATTAGGTAAGCACATCTACGAAAACTACATGGAGATTAAGAGAGCAGAGTGGGATGATTTCAGAACAGCTGTTACTGACTGGGAGACAGGCAAATACTTAATCTACTAA
- a CDS encoding tetratricopeptide repeat protein, which translates to MTNNWLNSLYKYWLKGCEFYNKGDYDKAIEYFNLVNKIFKENTIEYDYYELREDAYKEILNNNIEEGIKKFVWFVEGILADRDYYDLSGELLTIASIFAKIGRLDIVRCFLNRGAEWIYNDDIKNANPEEVLKSILTDAFSDDEREEILNKEPNLKKPFEDITYYFNLDFFDFMMSFFIGAGNWKRFLKVYEEFKNKIKNCQISEETANKIIERFDEPRSDLLAIAHLLKGNYEKCLYCIELFKKSFNLDEFDEIYKEEINFIENIANNLKNGVIKKEEWLNRLNEIYADILNQPLPKTYKEAYHNHFLDEILMYCILKEFIEKL; encoded by the coding sequence ATGACAAATAACTGGCTAAATTCTTTATACAAATATTGGCTTAAAGGATGTGAATTTTACAATAAGGGGGATTATGATAAAGCTATAGAGTATTTTAACTTAGTAAATAAGATTTTTAAAGAGAATACCATAGAATATGATTATTATGAGCTTAGAGAAGATGCATATAAAGAGATTTTAAACAACAACATTGAGGAAGGGATTAAAAAGTTTGTGTGGTTTGTTGAGGGAATTTTAGCAGATAGGGATTATTATGATTTAAGTGGAGAGTTATTGACAATTGCATCAATATTTGCAAAGATTGGGAGATTAGATATTGTCAGATGTTTTTTAAATAGAGGAGCGGAGTGGATTTATAATGACGATATTAAAAATGCTAATCCAGAGGAGGTTTTAAAAAGTATTTTAACTGATGCATTTAGTGATGATGAAAGGGAAGAAATATTAAATAAAGAACCAAATTTAAAAAAGCCATTTGAGGATATAACATATTACTTCAATTTAGATTTCTTTGATTTTATGATGAGCTTTTTTATAGGGGCAGGAAATTGGAAGAGATTTTTGAAGGTCTATGAGGAATTTAAAAATAAAATTAAAAACTGCCAAATATCAGAAGAAACTGCCAATAAAATTATTGAAAGATTTGATGAACCAAGAAGTGATTTATTGGCTATTGCCCATTTATTAAAAGGGAACTATGAAAAATGTCTTTATTGTATTGAATTGTTTAAAAAGTCCTTTAATTTGGATGAATTTGATGAAATTTACAAAGAAGAAATTAATTTCATTGAAAATATTGCAAATAACTTAAAAAATGGAGTTATTAAAAAAGAAGAATGGTTAAATAGGTTAAATGAGATTTATGCAGATATTTTAAACCAGCCACTACCAAAAACTTATAAAGAGGCTTATCACAATCATTTTTTAGATGAGATATTAATGTATTGCATTTTAAAGGAATTTATTGAAAAATTATAG
- a CDS encoding ammonium transporter: MHSVGINTDGITNIVQALVKIANASDVYFLVVMGVLVFMMQWGFAMLEGGQVRKKNVNNVMMKNMVDWLIGCVSWLLIGGILCTSIDPADFINWWSKIFSASPFLVDNGLELANWFFGLVFCATAATIVSGGVAERIKFGAYVLISLIITAFLYPLFVYLGPWGASIVPWHDYAGSLVVHGLGGFLALGAILALGPRIGRFVDGRPVPILGHNIPMAVFGAFALAIGWYGFNVGSSLALGDISGLVCATTTLAMAGGGIGALIASRKDVLFTANGIVAGLVAICSGTDIVSPIGGLLIGLAAGLQVPIVYRLIERLGIDDVCGVVPVHGTAGVVGAIGAGIFGMTALGGTGDVSLIDQIIASIFCFIYGTGLGFILTKIVGILLGGLRVSEEEEKMGLDLAEHKMPAYPEEAVI, translated from the coding sequence ATGCACTCAGTTGGAATAAATACCGATGGAATCACTAACATAGTGCAAGCTTTAGTAAAAATTGCAAACGCTTCGGATGTTTATTTCCTTGTTGTGATGGGAGTTTTGGTCTTTATGATGCAGTGGGGCTTTGCAATGTTAGAAGGTGGGCAAGTTAGGAAGAAAAACGTTAACAATGTTATGATGAAAAACATGGTTGATTGGTTGATTGGTTGTGTTTCTTGGCTTTTAATTGGTGGAATTTTATGTACTTCAATAGACCCAGCTGACTTCATTAATTGGTGGAGTAAGATATTTTCAGCATCACCTTTCTTAGTTGATAATGGTTTAGAGTTAGCTAACTGGTTCTTTGGTCTTGTCTTCTGTGCTACTGCAGCAACAATCGTCTCTGGAGGGGTTGCGGAGAGAATTAAGTTTGGTGCTTATGTATTGATATCATTGATTATTACAGCGTTCTTGTATCCGTTATTTGTGTATTTAGGTCCTTGGGGAGCAAGCATTGTTCCATGGCATGATTATGCTGGAAGTTTAGTTGTTCACGGTTTAGGAGGATTCTTGGCTTTAGGGGCAATCTTAGCATTAGGTCCAAGAATTGGAAGATTTGTCGATGGTAGGCCAGTTCCTATATTGGGGCACAATATCCCAATGGCTGTGTTTGGGGCGTTTGCATTGGCTATTGGTTGGTATGGATTTAACGTAGGAAGTTCATTGGCTTTAGGAGATATATCAGGACTTGTTTGTGCAACCACAACATTAGCAATGGCTGGAGGAGGAATTGGAGCTTTAATTGCTTCAAGAAAGGATGTCCTCTTTACAGCTAACGGAATTGTTGCAGGTTTAGTTGCAATCTGTTCAGGAACAGACATTGTAAGTCCAATTGGTGGATTATTAATTGGATTGGCAGCAGGATTACAGGTTCCAATAGTATATAGACTTATAGAAAGATTAGGTATAGATGATGTCTGTGGTGTCGTTCCAGTTCATGGAACTGCAGGAGTTGTTGGAGCTATAGGGGCAGGAATCTTTGGAATGACTGCGTTGGGAGGAACTGGTGATGTAAGTTTAATAGACCAGATAATTGCTTCAATATTCTGCTTCATCTACGGAACTGGTTTAGGATTCATACTTACTAAGATTGTAGGAATACTCCTCGGTGGATTAAGAGTTAGTGAAGAAGAAGAGAAAATGGGATTGGACTTGGCAGAGCACAAGATGCCAGCTTATCCAGAAGAGGCTGTTATTTAA
- a CDS encoding H(2)-dependent methylenetetrahydromethanopterin dehydrogenase-related protein, which yields MKISVYGAGNQNLYINQLNLPEKFGGTPPYGGSRMAIEFAQAGHDVILAEPNKDIMSDDLWKKVEEAGVKVVSDDIEAAKHGEIHVLFTPFGKATFRIAKTIIEHVPENAVICNTCTVSPVVLYYSLEPILRTKRKDVGISSMHPAAVPGTPQHGHYVIGGKTTDGKELANEEQIKKVVELAKSAGKEAYIVPADVSSVVADMGSLVTAVALSGVLDYYTVGRKIINAPKKMIEQQVIMTLQTMASLVETSGVEGLVKALNPELLIRSASSMKLLDKQKDLDAALEILKNLDETLKKEVEKAEIKPTTLVAAQSLVKEIKTLIGGAAAEGAIKRSARKLFEH from the coding sequence ATGAAGATATCCGTTTATGGAGCGGGGAATCAAAATCTATATATAAATCAATTAAATCTGCCAGAGAAGTTTGGTGGAACTCCTCCTTATGGCGGTTCAAGAATGGCTATTGAGTTTGCACAAGCTGGGCACGATGTTATTTTAGCAGAGCCAAATAAAGATATAATGAGCGATGATTTATGGAAGAAAGTTGAAGAAGCTGGAGTTAAAGTAGTTAGTGATGATATTGAGGCAGCAAAACATGGAGAAATTCATGTATTATTCACACCATTTGGTAAAGCAACGTTTAGGATAGCAAAAACAATTATTGAACATGTCCCAGAGAATGCAGTGATATGTAACACTTGTACTGTTTCACCTGTAGTTCTATATTATTCCTTGGAACCAATTCTAAGGACAAAGAGAAAAGATGTTGGAATTTCGTCAATGCATCCAGCAGCTGTCCCAGGAACTCCACAACATGGGCATTATGTTATCGGTGGGAAAACAACTGATGGAAAAGAATTGGCTAATGAGGAGCAGATAAAAAAAGTTGTAGAACTTGCTAAAAGTGCGGGAAAAGAAGCTTATATTGTTCCTGCTGATGTCTCTTCAGTTGTTGCTGATATGGGAAGTTTAGTTACTGCAGTTGCTTTATCAGGAGTTTTAGATTACTACACAGTTGGGAGAAAAATCATAAATGCTCCTAAGAAGATGATTGAACAGCAAGTTATTATGACTCTGCAAACAATGGCCTCTCTTGTAGAGACATCTGGGGTTGAAGGATTGGTTAAAGCATTGAATCCAGAGTTATTAATAAGAAGTGCTTCATCAATGAAGTTATTAGATAAGCAGAAAGATTTAGATGCTGCTTTAGAAATCCTCAAAAACTTAGACGAAACTTTGAAAAAAGAAGTAGAAAAAGCAGAAATAAAGCCTACAACACTTGTAGCAGCCCAGTCATTAGTTAAAGAGATAAAGACTTTAATAGGAGGGGCTGCTGCTGAAGGGGCAATAAAAAGAAGTGCAAGAAAATTGTTCGAGCATTAA
- a CDS encoding glutamate synthase-related protein: MIPSYVPPKYKVEVDPNRCMLCERCTVECSWGVHRREGDRIISYSNRCGACHRCVVMCPRDAITIKENAISWRTHPLWDIDARVDIYNQAKTGCILLSGMGNAKEHPIYFDKIVLDACQVTNPSIDPLREPMELRTYIGKKPKQLEFEFVEEEIDGKKIKKAKLKTKIAPNLKLDTPIMIAHMSYGALSLNAHLSFAKAVKECGTFMGTGEGGLPKALYPYADHIITQVASGRFGVNEEYLMKGAAIEIKIGQGAKPGIGGHLPGEKVTAEISATRMIPEGSDAISPAPHHDIYSIEDLAQLVRSLKEATRWKKPVFVKIAAVHNAPAIAVGIATSDADAVVIDGYKGGTGAAPKVFRDHVGIPIEMAIAAVDQRLREEGLRNEISIIASGGIRCAADVFKAIALGADAVYIGTAAMVALGCRVCGRCYTGLCAWGIATQRPELVKRLDPEVGARRVANLIKAWTHEIKELLGAAGINSIESLRGNRDRLRGVGLNEVELRVLGIKAAGE, encoded by the coding sequence ATGATTCCCAGCTATGTTCCACCAAAGTATAAGGTTGAGGTAGACCCAAACAGATGCATGCTATGCGAGAGATGCACAGTAGAATGTTCATGGGGAGTTCATAGAAGAGAAGGAGATAGAATAATCAGCTACTCAAACAGATGTGGAGCTTGCCACAGATGTGTTGTAATGTGTCCAAGGGATGCCATTACAATCAAAGAAAATGCAATATCTTGGAGAACCCACCCATTATGGGATATTGATGCAAGGGTTGATATCTACAATCAAGCAAAAACCGGCTGTATTTTACTAAGTGGGATGGGTAATGCTAAAGAACATCCAATCTATTTTGATAAGATTGTTTTAGATGCATGTCAAGTTACAAACCCATCTATCGACCCATTGAGAGAGCCAATGGAATTAAGAACCTATATAGGTAAAAAGCCAAAACAGTTAGAGTTTGAATTTGTTGAAGAAGAGATTGATGGTAAGAAGATTAAAAAAGCTAAGTTAAAAACAAAGATTGCTCCAAACTTGAAGTTGGATACACCAATAATGATTGCCCACATGTCTTATGGAGCTTTATCTTTAAATGCCCATTTATCATTTGCTAAGGCAGTAAAAGAATGTGGAACATTCATGGGAACTGGAGAAGGAGGATTGCCAAAGGCTCTCTACCCATATGCTGACCATATAATCACTCAAGTTGCAAGTGGAAGATTTGGAGTTAATGAAGAGTATTTGATGAAAGGGGCTGCAATAGAGATTAAGATAGGACAAGGGGCTAAGCCTGGAATTGGTGGGCATTTACCTGGAGAGAAAGTTACAGCAGAGATATCAGCAACAAGAATGATTCCTGAGGGAAGTGATGCTATCTCACCAGCTCCTCATCATGACATTTACTCAATTGAGGACTTAGCTCAATTAGTTAGAAGTTTGAAAGAGGCTACAAGATGGAAAAAGCCAGTGTTTGTTAAAATTGCAGCAGTGCATAATGCTCCAGCTATTGCAGTAGGAATTGCAACAAGTGATGCAGATGCGGTTGTTATTGATGGATACAAGGGAGGAACTGGAGCAGCTCCAAAAGTGTTTAGAGACCACGTTGGAATTCCAATAGAAATGGCTATTGCAGCTGTAGACCAAAGATTGAGAGAGGAAGGATTGAGAAATGAGATAAGCATTATAGCAAGTGGAGGAATTAGATGTGCGGCTGATGTATTTAAGGCTATAGCTTTAGGGGCAGATGCTGTATATATTGGAACTGCAGCAATGGTTGCTCTTGGCTGTAGAGTTTGTGGAAGATGCTACACTGGATTGTGTGCTTGGGGTATAGCTACCCAAAGACCAGAGTTAGTTAAAAGATTAGACCCAGAAGTTGGGGCAAGGAGGGTAGCTAACCTAATAAAAGCATGGACACATGAGATTAAAGAACTCTTAGGAGCTGCTGGAATTAACTCAATTGAAAGCTTAAGAGGAAACAGAGATAGATTGAGGGGAGTTGGATTAAATGAAGTTGAGTTAAGAGTCTTAGGAATAAAGGCTGCTGGAGAATAA
- a CDS encoding tetratricopeptide repeat protein gives MEMNNESILWDEYFNALENKNYEKALYLIDKILEIRKAPDIYVRKAKILRTMGKNDEALEYFDKALKIKPKYILANFLKGALLVSLGRLEEAKEIFLKLYRLKKSDLSVKYAIAFILKKLGEYDSALKILDEVLKKYPQSAIAWAEKGEILYKEGKLKKSLECFDNALKINPNDCQSLQYKGEILFKLGRYGEALKCFKKVFERNDKDIRALMYIIQILIYLGRLSQALEYTKKALKLNPDDPLLYLYKGIILNKLGKYKDAIKYFDKVLEINPNFPEAWNGKAVALEKLGKINEAIECYNRALDIYE, from the coding sequence ATGGAAATGAACAATGAAAGCATTTTATGGGATGAATATTTCAATGCACTTGAAAATAAGAACTACGAAAAAGCTCTTTATTTAATAGATAAAATCTTAGAGATTAGAAAAGCTCCAGACATCTATGTAAGAAAAGCAAAAATATTAAGAACAATGGGAAAAAATGACGAAGCATTAGAGTATTTTGATAAAGCATTAAAAATAAAGCCAAAATATATCTTAGCAAATTTCTTAAAAGGAGCTTTATTGGTAAGTTTAGGTAGATTGGAAGAAGCAAAAGAGATATTTTTAAAATTATATAGATTAAAAAAATCTGATTTATCTGTTAAATATGCAATCGCCTTTATACTAAAAAAACTTGGGGAATACGACTCTGCATTAAAAATCCTTGATGAAGTATTAAAAAAGTATCCACAATCAGCTATTGCTTGGGCTGAGAAAGGAGAGATATTATATAAAGAAGGAAAACTTAAAAAATCTTTAGAATGCTTTGATAACGCTCTAAAAATAAATCCTAATGACTGTCAATCCCTACAATACAAAGGAGAGATATTATTTAAACTTGGAAGGTATGGGGAGGCATTAAAATGCTTTAAAAAGGTTTTTGAAAGAAATGATAAAGATATACGTGCGTTAATGTATATAATACAGATTTTAATTTACCTTGGAAGATTGAGTCAGGCTTTGGAATATACAAAAAAAGCTTTAAAATTGAACCCAGATGATCCATTACTATATTTATATAAAGGAATTATCTTAAACAAACTTGGAAAGTACAAAGATGCAATAAAATATTTTGACAAAGTATTGGAGATTAACCCAAATTTCCCAGAAGCTTGGAATGGAAAAGCTGTAGCTCTCGAAAAACTTGGAAAAATCAATGAAGCTATAGAGTGCTACAATAGAGCACTTGATATCTATGAATAA